The following proteins come from a genomic window of Macrobrachium nipponense isolate FS-2020 chromosome 18, ASM1510439v2, whole genome shotgun sequence:
- the LOC135197098 gene encoding SET and MYND domain-containing protein 4-like isoform X1, with the protein MRRKTIMDFNKLFERKHIDISSSKILLDMKTSFQSALGPVESARTCSQFLQLENFQEMFTLLWNSPAAHKCFEFKGPLSPMKVEDISKLFREEGNKFYKLGNFEEALKLYNLGIIMAPHPKLPFTSNNGQNGDGGKKGDEKGSSDFESLALGYANRSAIFFSLKDYKRCLVDIDLALKYGYPNHLRSKLIERKERCVKEQKKSRVDNFTIKSVNAKCPPKLARVNPDVPAFSSFLKVIHTQERGRHVVTTRDIPPGEVLAVDSGYVSFIRYNQTMMQACSECLMRCEGQALPCPNCLVSGSLSLSLSLSGLANET; encoded by the exons ATGC GAAGAAAAACAATCATGGACTTCAACAAGTTGTTTGAACGAAAGCACATTGACATCAGTTCCTCTAAGATACTCTTGGATATGAAGACAAGCTTCCAGTCTGCCTTAGGTCCTGTTGAGTCTGCCAGGACATGTAGTCAGTTTCTGCAGCTTGaaaattttcaagagatgtttaccCTCTTGTGGAATAGCCCTGCTGCACACAAATGTTTTGAGTTCAAAGGTCCCCTAAGCCCAATGAAAGTCGAGGATATCTCTAAGTTATTTAGAGAAGAAGGCAACAAATTTTACAAGTTGGGTAATTTTGAGGAAGCGTTGAAGCTCTATAACTTGGGTATTATAATGGCTCCGCATCCAAAGCTTCCATTTACAAGCAACAATGGCCAAAACGGTGATGGAGGGAAGAAAGGGGACGAGAAAGGTTCAAGTGATTTTGAATCTCTCGCTCTTGGGTATGCGAATCGTTCTGCCATCTTTTTCAGCTTGAAGGACTACAAGAGATGCCTTGTTGATATAGATTTAGCCCTTAAATATGGATATCCAAACCACCTAAGAAGTAAGTTAATTGAGAGAAAAGAACGATGTGTCAAGGAGCAGAAGAAGTCTCGAGTAGATAACTTCACCATTAAATCTGTTAATGCCAAGTGTCCCCCAAAACTAGCAAGAGTTAACCCTGATGTCCCAGCTTTTAGCTCTTTCTTGAAGGTTATCCATACTCAGGAGAGAGGTAGACATGTTGTCACAACAAGAGATATACCTCCAG GAGAAGTCCTTGCTGTTGATAGTGGTTATGTCAGCTTTATAAGATATAACCAAACCATGATGCAGGCATGTTCGGAATGCCTAATGCGTTGTGAGGGCCAAGCCCTCCCTTGTCCAAACTGCTTGGtaagtggttctctctctctctctctctctctctctggcctagcCAATGAAACCTAA
- the LOC135197098 gene encoding SET and MYND domain-containing protein 4-like isoform X2: MDFNKLFERKHIDISSSKILLDMKTSFQSALGPVESARTCSQFLQLENFQEMFTLLWNSPAAHKCFEFKGPLSPMKVEDISKLFREEGNKFYKLGNFEEALKLYNLGIIMAPHPKLPFTSNNGQNGDGGKKGDEKGSSDFESLALGYANRSAIFFSLKDYKRCLVDIDLALKYGYPNHLRSKLIERKERCVKEQKKSRVDNFTIKSVNAKCPPKLARVNPDVPAFSSFLKVIHTQERGRHVVTTRDIPPGEVLAVDSGYVSFIRYNQTMMQACSECLMRCEGQALPCPNCLVSGSLSLSLSLSGLANET; encoded by the exons ATGGACTTCAACAAGTTGTTTGAACGAAAGCACATTGACATCAGTTCCTCTAAGATACTCTTGGATATGAAGACAAGCTTCCAGTCTGCCTTAGGTCCTGTTGAGTCTGCCAGGACATGTAGTCAGTTTCTGCAGCTTGaaaattttcaagagatgtttaccCTCTTGTGGAATAGCCCTGCTGCACACAAATGTTTTGAGTTCAAAGGTCCCCTAAGCCCAATGAAAGTCGAGGATATCTCTAAGTTATTTAGAGAAGAAGGCAACAAATTTTACAAGTTGGGTAATTTTGAGGAAGCGTTGAAGCTCTATAACTTGGGTATTATAATGGCTCCGCATCCAAAGCTTCCATTTACAAGCAACAATGGCCAAAACGGTGATGGAGGGAAGAAAGGGGACGAGAAAGGTTCAAGTGATTTTGAATCTCTCGCTCTTGGGTATGCGAATCGTTCTGCCATCTTTTTCAGCTTGAAGGACTACAAGAGATGCCTTGTTGATATAGATTTAGCCCTTAAATATGGATATCCAAACCACCTAAGAAGTAAGTTAATTGAGAGAAAAGAACGATGTGTCAAGGAGCAGAAGAAGTCTCGAGTAGATAACTTCACCATTAAATCTGTTAATGCCAAGTGTCCCCCAAAACTAGCAAGAGTTAACCCTGATGTCCCAGCTTTTAGCTCTTTCTTGAAGGTTATCCATACTCAGGAGAGAGGTAGACATGTTGTCACAACAAGAGATATACCTCCAG GAGAAGTCCTTGCTGTTGATAGTGGTTATGTCAGCTTTATAAGATATAACCAAACCATGATGCAGGCATGTTCGGAATGCCTAATGCGTTGTGAGGGCCAAGCCCTCCCTTGTCCAAACTGCTTGGtaagtggttctctctctctctctctctctctctctggcctagcCAATGAAACCTAA